One genomic window of Lepeophtheirus salmonis chromosome 5, UVic_Lsal_1.4, whole genome shotgun sequence includes the following:
- the Sbf gene encoding myotubularin-related protein 13 gives MSRLVDYFVVAGYDEDGCEEKKGFSCRGKILQRFPEKDWPDCGFTEGVELFCQPRGWRLSSLKEDPTFVVSVFTDVEGRRRFCGCLTFYEAVVWRKDGEDREESEVVFPSNSSSFVPGISVPALPADTLKFAPKCLVLISPHEYPDVFRNILGLIYTVHNECLTSPGGERIKIESLLGNLLGSVYVPHNHNQHQVRFSLSGLDKMSLQPPLYPEIPLTSNKVALLFKQLGIRSTLTLFCSAVTELKILFLSNSFSRLTDSCLALISLLYPLKYSHVFIPILPSALIEVLSTPTPFIIGLHASHRHEVLSDLLDVVVVDLDGGSVSIPENIHLQDIYEPLLSKVRHELSSVLNPDLGLADRAFVINGNTKHKHKPDTTLDKELRSVMLRLLVQLFAGYRSCLTLVRIHPKPYITFHKAAFLGMRNQTDSVFMKRIVDCMFFNAFVGERGTPWRRTDIFDELYAVFGEQLASEVKDPSKVLRNIQSLAEELWRNENPVTSSNQPYAQKIPQPAEGASTRIHQPVFPILDETLVDSLIKRGIEKQKLEELSASNNATVSVPPTAIMKLVPMGQHITEVLSPHSMLPNSARKLEVLRNCIISIFENRISDAKKTFPAVISALKSKQARIALCEELDFQKTGNQVTLEHPQFDMVVRLMNAALQDDSDMDEHGIAAKILPLSTVFGRRLTKGVIQYVYTLIQEHAVWQNQQFWEASFFNDVQRGIKSLYLSMRKDDRREVDFSPSSENGDINHSCPRELLSHRSRVEKEIRRSMVENPADRSVLELAAQEIRRWDLLDPAAQKELIMAEESTVYSQVFDYTNRMICLLCPLDGNLNHRHNRRSRYNEEFENHSNSITNSVAESDSIDAESGFEDQEISDIGQNVIKFVTRFADKVCSESNVTEEHIRAVNQMIPGTVAMHIETLENVATQAKHLPPIQKPKIHLPSLLPGEELLIENGLRVYLLPDGRDRSNNDLSLLPAGGALFLTKYRLIFKGSPIDPFAADKTVIRTFPVTSIMREKRFSFNEYLGEVDQQLKEGIQIKSNTFQIIRAGFDDEVTTEEVESFRRELQRLQYPEHIFHFFAFCSQYHVPISGSGIKKEKANQKYSTIRGFASKTLKNVSRAAGIKSTSTKRKASSKYLLPSVMPTMHGRLSLAEITNHDSRIEFDDSSTLGGAVGGAPLVIDESGASLPSSAATSPVVHHSIVNIPNNYKTLERLSERSYFKDWVRLGIIPSDYNISMNNKSNHHNSNTLNGRINNELHYDVSEFRVSTVNHRYTMCQSYPALLLVPAKISNDSLKRYSRCHKQGRLPTVTWRHPNTGALLLRGAGFHGRGVMGMFRRHQEGQGNSGNNYSQSGQSTSSSSNQAELTSSLEAEQYINSIIQLTPIKSLPISNWSGSELSVNSLALAAGNGNSTNRTTIDHYATLTPNMARKFNPITKAVDTLTRNTQAPKFGRMNMSNIKSSHRGSQNSLAVPTISSSQLPRNSIGTDSGADHVFLHKASLYIFGDKIKGVKVESHPRTEFIPLEFPDTRRIRASFKKLMRACIPSCPTDNSNDHQSFLKQVEASEWLNGLQTLLQISGAVVDLIDIQGASVMLCLEDGWDITAQISSIAQLCMDPYYRTIEGFRVLVEKEWLAFGHRFNHRSNLSNPNQDSGFTPLFLQFLDLVNQIRIQFPMAFEFNDFYLKFIAYHHVSCRFRTFLCDCEAHRYEAGLLDDRSFDDTPSIPPPPETLAQSADVSSDEEIYSGSSRMNPPPPTYESANLGVSIFDYIDRQHAKSPIFYNFSYSTSSELHQNILRPFSFISNLTIWDYFLGEELKHGPAYDMELYDQDLKFEEDDLFSDRISLASSIHTSMRKDVGSSLTFGYDALSQVHLDSYSQLLRDISHLENELGQLGGYHRWKYHLNRVDLPPVLPSPSDSPYDKRQGRLMHKRSTMELLLRGRVGSERSSSTSFQSGVHGASNSNGLPHRFEKHHYSTPTSCDWCNSLLWGLVRTGYRCSDCGYNCHEKCKDLVLKTCNKGSGSSSRVPRDITSDNFDQLLSGYGSAETSTSGKDMTAISSNIFNDQCGEEEPPRFSVFDSSSNADEHNSQIICQGYLYKQANFRIKGWKQRWFVLDSTKHQLRYYDTKDDFHSKGYIDLSEVKEVNEGSPQQNAPKKCVNFFDLHTHKRVFCFGAESKTAAKEWINKIQSCLQ, from the exons TGTTTTGTCAACCTCGGGGATGGCGATTGAGTTCCCTGAAGGAGGATCCCACTTTTGTGGTCTCCGTGTTTACGGATGTGGAAGGAAGAAGACGGTTTTGTGGGTGTTTGACTTTCTATGAGGCTGTGGTGTGGAGGAAGGATGGAGAGGACAGAGAAGAGAGTGAAGTGGTCTTTCCGTCCAACTCCTCTTCTTTCGTTCCCGGTATTTCAGTTCCTGCGCTGCCCGCAGATACCCTCAAATTTGCCCCCAAATGCCTTGTTCTCATCTCTCCCCATGAATACCCAGACGTCTTTAGAAATATCCTTGGGCTCATCTACACTGTGCATAATGAGTGCCTCACGTCCCCCGGAGGAGAGCGCATCAAAATAGAGTCCCTCCTTGGAAACCTTTTAGGCTCCGTCTATGTTCCACACAATCACAATCAACATCAAGTGAGATTCTCTCTCTCTGGGCTGGACAAAATGTCCCTTCAACCTCCTCTCTACCCAGAAATTCCTCTAACATCAAATAAAGTCGCTCTGCTTTTTAAACAATTAGGAATTCGATCTACATTGACGCTCTTTTGTAGTGCTGTAACAGagctcaaaatattattcctctCAAATTCTTTTTCAAGACTTACTGATTCATGTTTAGCTCTGATATCTCTACTTTATCCTCTCAAATATTCTCATGTCTTCATTCCCATTCTTCCATCTGCATTGATTGAAGTCCTTTCAACACCAACGCCTTTTATCATCGGTCTCCATGCTTCACACCGGCACGAAGTTTTGTCTGATTTGCTCGACGTCGTTGTAGTTGATTTGGATGGTGGATCCGTTTCCATTCCTGAAAATATCCATCTTCAAGATATTTACGAACCTTTATTGTCTAAAGTGCGTCATGAACTGTCAAGTGTTCTCAATCCCGATTTAGGTTTAGCTGACCGGGCCTTCGTAATAAATGGAAACACAAAACATAAACATAAACCTGATACTACCCTCGATAAAGAACTTCGCTCTGTTATGCTTCGTCTTTTGGTTCAACTCTTTGCAGGATATAGATCTTGCTTAACCTTAGTTAGAATTCATCCTAAGCCTTACATAACTTTTCATAAAGCTGCCTTTCTTGGTATGAGAAATCAAACAGACTCAGTGTTCATGAAACGTATAGTAGATTGTATGTTTTTCAACGCATTTGTTGGGGAACGTGGTACCCCTTGGAGGAGAACTGACATATTTGATGAGCTTTATGCAGTCTTTGGAGAACAATTAGCATCGGAAGTCAAGGATCCGTCCAAAGTTTTAAGGAATATACAATCACTCGCTGAAGAATTATGGAGGAATGAAAACCCAGTCACATCTTCAAATCAACCCTATGCTCAAAAAATTCCCCAACCTGCAGAAGGTGCTTCTACCCGTATACATCAGCCTGTTTTCCCCATTTTAGATGAAACATTAGTGGACTCGCTTATTAAAAGAGGAATTGAAAAGCAAAAGTTAGA AGAACTATCTGCTTCAAACAACGCCACTGTATCAGTTCCTCCTACTGCCATAATGAAATTAGTTCCTATGGGTCAACATATAACTGAGGTTCTAAGTCCTCACAGTATGCTTCCTAATTCGGCCCGTAAACTTGAAGTTTTGAGAAattgtataatttcaatttttgagaataggatTTCTGATGCAAAAAAAACATTCCCGGCGGTCATAAGTGCCCTTAAAAGCAAGCAAGCTCGAATTGCTCTTTGTGAAGaattagattttcaaaaaactggCAATCAA GTTACTTTGGAACATCCTCAATTTGACATGGTAGTTCGATTAATGAATGCAGCATTACAAGACGATTCGGATATGGATGAACATGGAATTGCAGCAAAAATACTTCCTCTTTCAACTGTCTTTGGAAGAAGACTTACTAAAGGCGTTATTCAATATGTTTATACACTTATTCAAGAACATGCAGTTTGGCAAAATCAACAGTTTTGGGaagcaagtttttttaatgatgttcaAAGAGGAATTAAATCTCTTTACCTTAGTATGAGAAAAGACGATAGGAGAGAAGTTGATTTTTCACCGTCTTCTGAAAATGGAGATATTAATCATTCATGTCCCAGAGAATTACTCTCACATAGAAGTCGAGTTGAAAAAGAAATACGACGTTCAATGGTCGAAAATCCAGCAGATCGATCTGTGCTTGAGTTAGCTGCCCAAGAAATTAGGAGATGGGATCTTTTAGATCCAGCTGCTCAAAAGGAATTGATAATGGCAGAAGAATCTACTGTTTACAGTCAAGTCTTTGATTATACTAATCGTATGATTTGTCTTCTTTGTCCGTTGGATGGAAACCTGAATCATAGACATAATCGTAGAAGTAGATATAACGAGGAATTTGAAAATCACAGcaattcaataactaattcaGTTGCTGAGTCAGATTCCATTGATGCAGAGTCTGGATTTGAAGATCAAGAAATATCGGATATTGGACAAAATGTTATCAAGTTTGTTACGCGATTTGCCGACAAAGTTTGTTCTGAGAGTAATGTAACCGAAGAACACATTCGTGCTGTTAATCAAATGATTCCTGGAACCGTTGCTATGCACATTGAGACTCTGGAAAATGTTGCTACACAAGCCAAGCACCTGCCTCCTATACAAAAACCGAAAATACATCTCCCAAGTCTTCTCCCTGGGGAGGAGCTACTTATTGAAAATGGACTTCGAGTGTATCTTTTGCCAGATGGGAGAGATAGATCTAACAATGATCTCTCGCTTCTCCCAGCTGGAGGGGCCCTTTTCTTAACCAAATATcgtctaatttttaaaggatcTCCTATTGACCCTTTTGCTGCTGATAAAACTGTCATTCGAACTTTCCCAGTTACGAGTATTATGAGAGAAAAACgattttcatttaatgaatatCTGGGTGAAGTAGACCAACAGCTCAAAGAGGGTATTCAGATTAAATCCAATACCTTTCAGATAATAAGAGCAGGGTTTGATGATGAGGTTACAACAGAAGAAGTAGAAAGTTTTCGTCGTGAGCTTCAAAGACTTCAATATCCTGAAcatatattccatttttttgctttctgtAGTCAGTATCATGTACCTATTAGTGGAAGTggcatcaagaaagaaaaagcaaatcaaaaatattctacCATCCGTGGGTTTGCATCAAAGACtcttaaaaatgtttcaagAGCTGCTGGAATTAAATCCACTAGTACAAAAAGAAAAGCATCATCAAAATATCTTCTCCCGAGTGTTATGCCTACTATGCATGGTAGACTATCTCTTGCAGAAATAACTAATCACGACAGTAGGATCGAGTTTGACGATTCTTCAACTCTCGGAGGTGCTGTAGGAGGAGCGCCATTAGTAATAGATGAATCAGGTGCATCTCTTCCATCATCAGCCGCAACTTCACCAGTTGTTCATCATTCTATAGTTAATATTCCaaacaattataaaacattAGAAAGACTAAGTGAACgaagttattttaaagattgGGTTCGTTTAGGAATAATTCCATCCGActataatatatcaatgaacAATAAATCGAATCATCATAATTCCAATACTTTAAATGGACGAATTAATAACGAGCTTCATTATGATGTTTCCGAATTTCGTGTTAGTACTGTTAATCACCGTTACACCATGTGTCAAAGTTATCCAGCTCTTCTATTAGTGCCTGCAAAAATTTCCAATGATAGTCTAAAAAGATATTCACGTTGTCACAAGCAAGGGAGGCTTCCAACGGTTACATGGAGGCATCCAAACACTGGAGCTCTCCTTCTTCGTGGTGCTGGTTTTCACGGTAGAGGAGTAATGGGAATGTTCCGAAGGCATCAAGAAGGTCAAGGTAACAGtggaaataattattcacaaagtGGACAGTCCACTTCATCATCTTCCAACCAAGCAGAGTTGACTAGTTCACTAGAAGCCGAGCAATACATTAATTCCATTATTCAATTAACTCCTATAAAATCTCTTCCTATTTCTAATTGGAGTGGGTCTGAGTTAAGTGTTAATTCACTCGCTTTGGCCGCTGGGAATGGAAATAGCACTAATCGAACAACAATTGATCATTATGCTACTCTTACTCCTAATATGGCCAGGAAATTTAACCCTATCACAAAAGCTGTTGATACATTAACCAGGAATACTCAAGCCCCAAAATTTGGACGTATgaatatgtcaaatattaagTCAAGTCATAGAGGATCACAAAATTCTCTTGCTGTGCCTACCATTTCTTCGTCTCAGCTTCCTAGAAATAGTATTGGAACGGATTCTGGAGCTGATCATGTCTTTCTCCACAAGGCTTCACTCTATATTTTTGGTGATAAAATTAAAGGAGTCAAAGTTGAATCTCATCCAAGGACGGAGTTTATTCCATTAGAATTTCCTGATACTCGACGTATACGTGCGTCCTTTAAGAAATTGATGCGGGCTTGCATCCCATCTTGTCCAACAGATAATTCAAATGATCATCAGTCATTTTTGAAACAAGTAGAGGCATCGGAGTGGTTAAATGGTCTTCAAACTCTTTTGCAGATTAGTGGGGCTGTGGTAGATTTAATAGATATTCAAGGAGCATCTGTTATGCTTTGTTTAGAAGATGGGTGGGATATAACCGCTCAAATATCTAGTATTGCACAACTCTGCATGGATCCATACTACAGAACAATAGAGGGGTTCAGAGTGCTTGTTGAAAAAGAATGGCTTGCATTTGGCCATAGATTTAATCATAGAAGTAACTTGTCAAATCCAAATCAGGACTCTGGATTCACCCCCTTGTTCCTCCAATTTTTGGACTTGGTAAATCAAATTCGAATTCAGTTTCCAATGGCCTTTGAGTTCAAcgatttctatttaaaatttatcgCTTACCACCATGTTTCGTGTAGATTTAGAACTTTTCTTTGTGATTGTGAGGCTCATCGCTATGAAGCTGGTCTCCTCGATGACCGTTCTTTTGATGATACTCCAAGCATTCCTCCTCCTCCTGAGACTTTAGCTCAATCTGCAGATGTAAGTTCggatgaagaaatatatagtgGAAGCAGTCGAATGAATCCACCACCTCCTACTTATGAAAGTGCTAATCTGGGAGTGAGCATCTTTGATTACATAGACAGACAGCATGCTAAATCgccaattttttataacttttcctaCTCTACTTCCTCCGAActccatcaaaatattttgcgcccattttcattcatttctaATTTAACCATTTGGGATTATTTCTTAGGAGAAGAGTTAAAACATGGTCCTGCGTATGATATGGAATTATATGACCAAGATCTTAAGTTTGAAGAAGACGATTTGTTCTCTGATCGAATTTCGTTAGCATCAAGTATCCACACATCAATGCGCAAGGACGTTGGATCTTCCCTTACTTTTGGGTATGATGCATTATCACAAGTTCATCTTGATTCTTATTCGCAATTATTGCGAGACATAAGTCATTTGGAAAACGAGTTGGGTCAACTTGGAGGATATCATAGGtggaaatatcatttaaatcGGGTGGATCTTCCTCCTGTCCTGCCTTCTCCGTCTGACTCTCCCTATGATAAGAGACAAGGAAGATTGATGCATAAACGTTCCACTATGGAGTTACTTTTGCGTGGTCGTGTAGGTTCTGAAAGATCTTCATCAACTAGTTTCCAGAGCGGGGTTCATGGAGCATCGAATTCCAATGGCTTGCCCCATCGCTTCGAAAAGCACCATTACTCCACTCCAACGTCATGTGATTGGTGCAACAGTTTACTCTGGGGCTTGGTTAGAACGGGATATAGGTGTTCTGACTGTGGGTACAATTGTCATGAAAAATGTAAAGACTTAGTTTTGAAGACTTGTAATAAGGGAAGCGGATCTTCCTCTAGAGTCCCTCGTGATATAACATCGGATAACTTTGATCAATTGTTGAGTGGATACGGATCTGCGGAGACTTCAACTTCGGGTAAGGATATGACGGCCATTTCCTCCAATATATTCAATGACCAATGTGGCGAAGAGGAACCTCCGCGATTCAGCGTCTTTGATTCGTCTTCAAATGCTGATGAGCATAACAGTCAAATCATTTGTCAGGGATATCTTTATAAGCAAGCAAACTTCCGCATCAAGGGCTGGAAACAAAGATGGTTTGTTTTAGATTCTACAAAACATCAACTCCGCTACTATGACACCAAGGATGACTTTCATTCTAAAGGTTATATAGACTTGAGTGAAGTGAAAGAGGTTAACGAAGGGAGTCCACAGCAGAATGCTCCCAAaaaatgtgttaattttttcGATTTGCATACGCACAAAAGAGTTTTTTGCTTTGGAGCGGAAAGTAAGACCGCAGCTAAGGAATGGattaacaaaatacaaagttgccttcaataa
- the LOC121117720 gene encoding uncharacterized protein, protein MSIRIYAIIFVCLFGSISNEELDISLVEENIDSVETDESNFSTGVKDVHRFVKQYREVNLYDVPPEDKVLELIHTIDFTKPGNNKFSKLGVLLDKFFILTKNGIPFRDIREAIPLGVPLSDALIAMHKLTFQRKVKNEGKKKKKDPNVVMMELMGYVLSGKTDLKFVDKVLSFVKDNPTFAVTKAVELATKFGFITRHTSKSIHNNFLPIFESDVASEYVDSFYNMTMNFFRTPSGERIVSQFPEIIKNPSVDKVVEFLKKESEWNAQMFFDSMENSDYKNGILKMLSSLIAKIIAQGEILFGSPSERGLLLMNGLLLSQGIPAYNTKRPIYSLGVAVNKAIKLFTTFRFDVSPYISTIEDLFKELTESAQWKLFFSLDEVQRVTAIQRFIDDEVTEHIGDLWSMHSYMSKNNKWNCIERFLCLEAQKAKKSGKETQQIGASVMSMVAAWIWNENSINADFWKYYEAVWNGISLECDTKYPMKDLKDCVALSWQEEGSKNKMELNFDKVEL, encoded by the coding sequence ATGTCAATTAGGATATACgccataatttttgtttgtctcTTCGGAAGTATTTCCAACGAAGAGTTGGACATTTCATTAGTAGAGGAAAACATAGATTCTGTTGAAACGGATGAGAGCAATTTTTCCACTGGTGTGAAGGATGTTCATCGATTTGTGAAGCAATATCGAGAAGTCAATCTGTATGATGTTCCTCCAGAGGATAAGGTCTTAGAGCTGATACATACTATTGATTTCACTAAGCCAGGAAATAACAAGTTTTCCAAGCTTGGTGTACTCCTGGataagtttttcattttgacTAAAAATGGAATTCCATTTAGGGATATTCGAGAAGCCATTCCACTTGGCGTACCATTGTCAGATGCCCTAATTGCTATGCACAAGCTTACATTTCAGcgaaaagttaaaaatgagggtaaaaagaagaaaaaagacccCAATGTAGTTATGATGGAACTCATGGGCTATGTTCTATCTGGAAAAACAGATCTTAAATTTGTTGACAAAGTGTTGAGTTTTGTAAAGGATAATCCTACTTTCGCCGTCACCAAAGCTGTTGAGCTTGCAACAAAGTTTGGCTTCATTACTAGACACACATCAAAATCTATTCACAATAATTTTCTACCCATTTTTGAATCCGACGTGGCTTCTGAGTATGTTGATAGTTTTTATAACATGACAATGAATTTCTTTCGAACTCCAAGCGGAGAACGAATCGTATCACAATTTCCTGAAATCATCAAAAATCCATCAGTGGATAAGGTTgtagagtttttaaaaaaagaatccgAGTGGAACGCACAAATGTTTTTTGATTCCATGGAGAACTCGGATTATAAAAACGGTATTTTGAAGATGTTGTCTTCTCTGATTGCCAAAATTATTGCACAGGGAGAAATTCTCTTTGGTTCGCCTTCAGAAAGAGGGCTTTTATTAATGAATGGTCTCTTACTCTCTCAAGGAATTCCAGCTTATAATACCAAAAGACCTATTTATTCTCTTGGTGTTGCCGTAAATAAAGCCATCAAACTCTTTACCACCTTCAGATTCGATGTAAGTCCTTATATTAGTACAATCGAAGacttatttaaagaattaactGAGTCCGCtcaatggaaattatttttctcacttGACGAAGTGCAAAGGGTCACAGCCATACAAAGATTTATTGACGATGAAGTTACTGAGCATATAGGAGATCTCTGGTCCATGCATTCCTACATGTCCAAGAATAATAAATGGAACTGTATTGAGAGATTTCTCTGTCTTGAAGCGCAAAAAGCCAAAAAGAGTGGGAAAGAGACTCAGCAGATTGGGGCTTCCGTGATGAGTATGGTAGCAGCTTGGATTTGGAATGAGAATAGTATAAATGCCGACTTTTGGAAGTACTATGAAGCTGTATGGAATGGAATATCACTTGAATGCGATACCAAGTATCCAATGAAGGATTTGAAAGACTGTGTCGCACTCTCTTGGCAAGAAGAGGGGTCTAAGAATAAAATGGAGCTAAATTTTGACAAAGTTGAGTTATAG